Proteins encoded within one genomic window of Brachybacterium muris:
- a CDS encoding ABC transporter permease: MTATGTATHTTTGTAPGVAPRTVALSDLPQPSGTARALRYAMHTSRMTLTNVFFMAFSIAMPVGMYLLFGTMFGDQADGTARGMIMVNMAAYGGLGTAITAGTQIQEDQRNGFLRQLIVAGLSPRSFLIGSVLAASVVIVPALLAVGVVGLATGVEADPLSFLATIAVLWLGLLPTILIGIALGMLLTGGAASAGGVVTLMGMAVLGGLWLPLEMFPDWMQSIGKALPSHWIAKLGTWALYGGELPVTGLLVIGIWTLVLGAICAVSLNKAIGLTRR, translated from the coding sequence ATGACCGCCACCGGCACCGCCACCCACACCACCACCGGCACCGCCCCCGGCGTCGCGCCGCGCACCGTCGCCCTGAGCGACCTGCCCCAGCCCTCCGGCACCGCCCGCGCCCTGCGCTACGCGATGCACACCTCCCGCATGACGCTCACCAACGTGTTCTTCATGGCCTTCTCGATCGCCATGCCGGTGGGCATGTACCTGCTGTTCGGCACCATGTTCGGCGACCAGGCCGACGGCACCGCCCGCGGCATGATCATGGTCAACATGGCCGCCTACGGCGGACTGGGCACCGCCATCACCGCCGGTACCCAGATCCAGGAGGACCAGCGCAACGGCTTCCTGCGCCAGCTGATCGTCGCGGGGCTATCCCCGCGCTCCTTCCTGATCGGCTCCGTGCTCGCCGCCAGCGTGGTGATCGTCCCCGCCCTGCTCGCCGTCGGCGTGGTGGGCCTGGCCACCGGCGTGGAGGCCGATCCCCTCTCCTTCCTCGCCACCATCGCCGTGCTGTGGCTGGGGCTGCTGCCCACCATCCTCATCGGCATCGCCCTGGGCATGCTGCTCACCGGCGGCGCCGCCTCCGCCGGTGGCGTCGTGACCCTGATGGGCATGGCCGTCCTGGGTGGCCTGTGGCTGCCGCTGGAGATGTTCCCCGACTGGATGCAGAGCATCGGCAAGGCCCTGCCCAGCCACTGGATCGCCAAGCTCGGCACCTGGGCCCTGTACGGCGGGGAGCTGCCGGTGACCGGCCTGCTCGTCATCGGGATCTGGACCCTGGTGCTCGGCGCGATCTGCGCCGTGAGCCTGAACAAGGCCATCGGACTCACCCGCCGCTGA
- a CDS encoding sensor histidine kinase: MNTEPSTVEKRWSGMAQAADPGAIDDASSRRVSPRQIHRAAVESGAMPFSLPPTVFLLLPIVFAWIQSPGIGAVMATVLLLAYGAMFLYASGIALYPLQVRLSWFTLSTGLVLALVPLIGENVLFMVMFQAMTHVILLPWRWAVPTMVAMCVGVAVLAAWLGVYFAVVLAVMGLAMSWGIGHGIQQEVLQGKLDAAERRNASLAVAAERERIGRDLHDILGHSLTSATVSAQLAQRLLDADPAAAREQLAHIESTLRQSLADVRATASGMQTVRAATEIASARSVLAAVGIDADVPTAMPALDDERAELFGYVIREAVTNIVRHASAEHVRITIAEDEVSIADDGVGIAPGTARTGLRGLEQRVTGAGGVLTVESSPAGTALTARILPEETP; the protein is encoded by the coding sequence ATGAACACCGAGCCCTCCACCGTCGAGAAGCGCTGGTCCGGCATGGCCCAGGCCGCCGACCCCGGCGCCATCGACGATGCCTCGAGCCGGAGGGTCAGCCCCCGCCAGATCCACCGGGCCGCCGTCGAGTCCGGTGCGATGCCGTTCTCCCTGCCGCCCACGGTGTTCCTGCTGCTGCCGATCGTCTTCGCCTGGATCCAGTCCCCCGGCATCGGGGCCGTGATGGCCACCGTGCTGCTGCTGGCCTACGGGGCAATGTTCCTCTACGCCAGTGGCATCGCCCTGTATCCCCTGCAGGTGAGGCTCTCCTGGTTCACCCTGTCGACCGGCCTGGTGCTCGCCCTGGTCCCCCTGATCGGCGAGAACGTGCTGTTCATGGTGATGTTCCAGGCCATGACCCACGTGATCCTGCTGCCCTGGCGCTGGGCGGTGCCCACCATGGTGGCGATGTGCGTGGGGGTCGCGGTCCTCGCCGCCTGGCTGGGCGTCTACTTCGCGGTGGTGCTGGCGGTGATGGGCCTGGCCATGTCCTGGGGCATCGGGCACGGCATCCAGCAGGAGGTGCTGCAGGGGAAGCTCGACGCCGCAGAGCGCCGCAACGCCTCCCTCGCGGTGGCCGCCGAACGCGAGCGCATCGGCCGAGACCTGCACGACATCCTGGGCCACTCCCTGACCTCCGCGACCGTCTCCGCGCAGCTCGCCCAGCGCCTCCTGGATGCCGATCCGGCCGCCGCCCGTGAGCAGCTCGCCCACATCGAGTCCACCCTGCGCCAGTCCCTGGCCGACGTGCGCGCCACCGCCAGCGGCATGCAGACCGTGCGCGCCGCCACCGAGATCGCCTCGGCCCGCAGTGTGCTGGCTGCCGTGGGCATCGACGCGGACGTCCCCACCGCCATGCCGGCCCTGGACGATGAGCGGGCCGAGCTGTTCGGCTACGTGATCCGCGAGGCCGTCACCAACATCGTGCGCCACGCCAGTGCCGAGCACGTGCGCATCACCATCGCCGAGGACGAGGTGAGCATCGCAGACGATGGGGTGGGCATCGCTCCCGGCACCGCCCGCACCGGCCTGCGCGGTCTGGAGCAGCGTGTGACCGGCGCCGGGGGAGTGCTCACCGTGGAGTCCTCCCCGGCGGGCACCGCTCTCACCGCTCGCATCCTTCCCGAGGAGACCCCGTGA
- a CDS encoding response regulator transcription factor translates to MIRIVIADDQHILRSGLVALLRLENDIEVVAETADCASTVDQVTELRPDVLLLDVQMPAGTLANGEPGPEDGIEVAAHLRDTLDQPPRVIVLTTFGRAGYLRRAMEAGAQGFMVKDTPVERLVDAVRRVQQGLRVVDPDLAAQSLAVGASPLTAKETEVLRAAARGESTAAIARSLFLSEGTVRNHVSSAIGKLQVSSRADAVKVATENGWL, encoded by the coding sequence GTGATCCGCATCGTCATCGCCGACGACCAGCACATCCTGCGCTCGGGCCTGGTGGCCCTGCTGCGCCTGGAGAACGACATCGAGGTGGTCGCCGAGACCGCCGACTGCGCCAGCACCGTCGACCAGGTCACCGAGCTGCGCCCCGACGTGCTGCTGCTGGACGTGCAGATGCCCGCCGGCACCCTCGCCAATGGTGAGCCCGGTCCGGAAGACGGCATCGAGGTCGCCGCCCACCTGCGTGACACCCTGGATCAGCCTCCGCGGGTCATCGTGCTGACCACCTTCGGGCGGGCCGGGTACCTGCGCCGGGCGATGGAGGCCGGCGCCCAGGGATTCATGGTCAAGGACACCCCGGTGGAGCGCCTCGTCGATGCCGTGCGCCGCGTCCAGCAGGGGCTGCGCGTAGTGGACCCGGACCTCGCTGCACAGTCCCTCGCGGTCGGTGCGAGCCCGCTGACCGCGAAGGAGACCGAGGTGCTGCGTGCCGCCGCCCGCGGGGAGAGCACCGCGGCGATCGCCCGCAGCCTGTTCCTCAGCGAGGGCACCGTGCGCAACCACGTCTCCTCCGCGATCGGGAAGCTCCAGGTGAGCAGCCGAGCCGACGCCGTCAAAGTCGCCACCGAGAACGGCTGGCTCTGA
- a CDS encoding Na+-dependent transporter has product MHTLESLLGLLIHISVPAFAIASMLSMGLRTPLRSFRTQLRDRRTVLSLLGANFVVIPAVGTLIIWVLNGLLPLHIAEGFVIALCAAGAPFVLQLGAMARIPYSETAGPMAVLLLGSIVFMPLVVPFLLQDVQVDAGAVARLLLGTMLSPMIAGIVIAAVFPHLADVLARIAGGVAAVSAVLMFVSGFGSNTVLLLEVLLSPAMLAAAGLVALAFVAGRASGELAGHSLTVPDGPAILSSQRNIAAALLVARAAGDDNSQLVLAILLLSAVGFVMLVPYALATGVVRRKRAGERITPGVLLGIVGPKSD; this is encoded by the coding sequence GTGCACACGCTCGAGTCGCTCCTGGGACTGCTGATCCACATCAGCGTGCCCGCCTTCGCGATCGCGTCGATGCTGTCGATGGGCCTGCGTACCCCGCTGCGCTCCTTCCGCACCCAGCTGCGCGACCGCCGCACCGTGCTCTCCCTGCTGGGGGCGAACTTCGTGGTGATCCCCGCGGTGGGCACCCTCATCATCTGGGTGCTGAACGGCCTGCTGCCCCTGCACATCGCCGAAGGGTTCGTGATCGCCCTGTGCGCTGCGGGCGCCCCCTTCGTTCTGCAACTGGGGGCGATGGCCCGCATCCCGTACTCCGAGACCGCCGGGCCGATGGCGGTGCTGCTGCTGGGGTCGATCGTGTTCATGCCGCTGGTGGTGCCGTTCCTGCTGCAGGACGTGCAGGTCGACGCCGGGGCAGTGGCCCGCCTGCTGCTGGGCACGATGCTCTCGCCGATGATCGCGGGCATCGTGATCGCCGCGGTGTTCCCCCACCTCGCGGACGTCCTGGCCCGGATCGCGGGGGGCGTGGCCGCCGTCTCTGCCGTGCTGATGTTCGTCTCGGGCTTCGGCTCGAACACCGTGCTGCTGCTGGAGGTGCTGCTCTCCCCGGCGATGCTGGCCGCCGCCGGCCTGGTGGCGCTGGCCTTCGTCGCCGGTCGTGCCTCCGGCGAGCTGGCCGGGCACAGCCTCACCGTGCCCGACGGCCCTGCGATCCTCTCCAGCCAGCGCAACATCGCCGCCGCCCTGCTGGTGGCCCGGGCCGCGGGAGATGACAACAGCCAGCTGGTGCTGGCGATCCTGCTGCTGAGCGCGGTGGGCTTCGTGATGCTGGTGCCGTACGCCCTGGCCACCGGTGTGGTGCGTCGCAAGCGGGCGGGGGAGAGGATCACCCCCGGGGTGCTGCTGGGCATCGTCGGCCCCAAGTCCGACTGA
- a CDS encoding heavy metal translocating P-type ATPase, with protein MTCASCAARIEKKLNKLDGVEASVNYATEKANVRVPEGVSADDLIAVVEKTGYTAKLPAPRTPAPPVSGGGAGGASAAAGPAADGTNAANPATAASTGTDGAAIDAEDPELRSLRHRVIGAAILSVPVIAMAMIPALQFDYWGFASLTLAAPVVVWAGWPFHRAAWINARHGAATMDTLVSVGTTAAFLWSILALFVGTAGDRGTTHHFSFALERTDGMSNIYLEVAAGVITFVLLGRYFEKRSKRQAGAALRALMEMGAKEVAVLRDGAEQLIPVEQLAVGDEFVVRPGEKIATDGVVVSGSSAVDMSMLTGESVPVEVGEGHEVTGATVNEGGRLVVRATRVGSDTQLARMAKLVEDAQSGKAEIQRLADRVSGIFVPIVFVIAIATFIGWLVFGGSAVMAGTAAVAVLIIACPCALGLATPTALLVGTGRGAQMGVLIKGPEVLESTRRVDTIVLDKTGTVTTGTMTLQDVVPASGTDRATLLRHAGAVESASEHPIARAIAAGAAEELGRLPEVTDFQNLAGSGVRGTVDGVSVQVGRNIPGADELPADVATALEDARTSGRTAVLVAWDGQVRGLLTVADEVKPTSAEAIAQLRELGLTPVLLTGDHETVARRVAAEVGIDEVIAEVMPEDKVGVIERLQQSGKIVAMVGDGVNDAPALAQADLGLAMGTGTDVAIEAADITLVRGDLMSIRSRGSHRILLLGTADRADGGQ; from the coding sequence ATGACCTGCGCCAGCTGCGCGGCCCGCATCGAGAAGAAGCTCAACAAGCTCGACGGTGTCGAGGCCTCGGTCAACTACGCCACCGAGAAGGCCAACGTGCGCGTGCCCGAGGGTGTCAGCGCCGATGACCTGATCGCCGTGGTCGAGAAGACCGGCTACACCGCGAAGCTCCCCGCACCCCGCACACCTGCACCGCCTGTCAGCGGGGGAGGGGCGGGGGGCGCGTCGGCCGCTGCAGGCCCCGCCGCCGATGGCACGAACGCCGCGAACCCCGCGACCGCTGCGTCGACCGGCACCGACGGCGCCGCGATCGATGCCGAGGACCCGGAGCTGCGCAGCCTGCGCCACCGCGTGATCGGCGCCGCCATCCTCTCGGTCCCCGTGATCGCGATGGCGATGATCCCGGCCCTCCAGTTCGACTACTGGGGCTTCGCCTCCCTCACTCTCGCCGCTCCCGTGGTGGTGTGGGCCGGCTGGCCGTTCCACCGCGCCGCCTGGATCAATGCCCGCCACGGCGCGGCCACCATGGACACCCTGGTCTCGGTGGGCACCACCGCCGCGTTCCTGTGGTCGATCCTGGCGCTGTTCGTGGGCACCGCCGGTGATCGCGGCACCACCCACCACTTCAGCTTCGCCCTCGAGCGCACCGACGGGATGAGCAACATCTACCTCGAGGTCGCCGCCGGGGTGATCACCTTCGTGCTGCTGGGCCGCTACTTCGAGAAGCGCTCCAAGCGGCAGGCCGGCGCTGCCCTGCGCGCCCTGATGGAGATGGGCGCCAAGGAGGTTGCGGTGCTGCGCGACGGCGCCGAGCAGCTGATCCCCGTGGAGCAGCTCGCCGTGGGGGATGAGTTCGTGGTGCGCCCCGGCGAGAAGATCGCCACCGACGGCGTGGTGGTCTCCGGCTCCAGCGCCGTGGACATGTCCATGCTCACCGGCGAGTCCGTGCCCGTCGAGGTGGGGGAGGGCCACGAGGTCACCGGCGCCACCGTCAACGAGGGCGGGCGCCTGGTGGTGCGCGCCACCCGCGTGGGCTCGGACACCCAGCTGGCCCGGATGGCGAAACTGGTGGAGGACGCCCAGTCCGGCAAGGCCGAGATCCAGCGCCTGGCCGACCGCGTCTCCGGCATCTTCGTGCCGATCGTGTTCGTGATCGCCATCGCGACCTTCATAGGCTGGCTGGTCTTCGGCGGCAGCGCCGTGATGGCCGGCACCGCCGCCGTGGCCGTGCTGATCATCGCCTGCCCCTGCGCCCTGGGGCTGGCGACCCCCACCGCCCTGCTGGTCGGTACCGGCCGCGGCGCCCAGATGGGCGTGCTGATCAAGGGCCCCGAGGTGCTGGAGAGCACCCGCCGCGTGGACACCATCGTGCTGGACAAGACCGGCACCGTCACCACCGGCACCATGACCCTGCAGGACGTCGTCCCCGCGAGCGGCACCGACCGCGCCACCCTTCTGCGGCACGCCGGCGCCGTCGAATCGGCCAGCGAGCACCCCATCGCCCGCGCCATCGCCGCCGGTGCCGCCGAGGAACTGGGCCGTCTTCCGGAGGTCACCGACTTCCAGAACCTCGCGGGCTCCGGCGTGCGCGGTACCGTCGACGGCGTGAGCGTGCAGGTTGGACGCAACATCCCTGGGGCCGACGAGCTCCCGGCCGACGTCGCCACCGCCCTCGAGGACGCCCGCACCTCCGGCCGCACTGCCGTGCTCGTGGCATGGGACGGCCAGGTGCGTGGCCTGCTCACCGTGGCCGACGAGGTCAAGCCCACCAGCGCCGAGGCCATCGCCCAGCTGCGCGAACTGGGCCTGACCCCGGTGCTGCTCACCGGTGACCACGAGACCGTGGCCCGTCGCGTCGCCGCCGAGGTGGGCATCGACGAGGTGATCGCCGAGGTGATGCCCGAGGACAAGGTGGGCGTGATCGAGCGCCTCCAGCAAAGCGGCAAGATCGTCGCGATGGTGGGCGACGGCGTGAACGACGCACCGGCCCTCGCACAGGCCGACCTGGGACTGGCCATGGGCACCGGCACCGATGTGGCCATCGAGGCCGCGGACATCACCCTGGTGCGCGGTGACCTGATGAGTATTCGTAGTCGTGGGAGCCACCGAATCTTGCTCTTGGGGACCGCCGATCGTGCCGACGGGGGCCAGTAG
- a CDS encoding ATP-binding protein: MSVIDNDTKRKLREMGATALLDAIDAQDEAHVLGMSFQERLQLIVDEAHSIFNHGKVEGLIRRAGLRYPGADLRRLDLVEERGLNRNVIAQLATCSFIQRQQNVVFQGFTGSGKSYLGCALAKQACQHRLRAHYIRMPDLEEAWALAKDKPQGQTKFLRKYSTFSLLVIDEWLLDHPDEGMRSMLLELLERRYDTGSTVFCTQYPKKDWHARLGGAVHADAIMDRIVHNTIWIDTGDRNMREHTALPQ; this comes from the coding sequence GTGAGCGTGATCGATAACGACACGAAGCGGAAGCTGCGCGAGATGGGCGCGACCGCGCTGCTGGACGCGATCGATGCCCAGGATGAGGCTCACGTGCTGGGGATGTCGTTCCAGGAACGGCTCCAGCTGATCGTGGACGAGGCGCATTCCATCTTCAATCATGGAAAGGTCGAGGGTCTGATCCGCCGGGCGGGGCTGCGTTATCCCGGAGCGGACCTGCGGCGGCTGGATCTGGTCGAGGAACGGGGACTGAACCGGAACGTGATCGCGCAACTGGCAACCTGCTCCTTCATCCAGCGGCAACAGAACGTGGTCTTCCAGGGCTTCACCGGCTCAGGGAAGTCCTACCTCGGCTGCGCGCTGGCGAAGCAGGCCTGCCAGCACCGGCTCCGAGCCCACTACATCCGAATGCCCGACCTCGAAGAGGCCTGGGCCCTGGCAAAGGACAAGCCGCAGGGCCAGACGAAGTTCCTGCGGAAGTACTCCACGTTCTCGCTGCTGGTGATCGACGAGTGGCTGCTGGACCATCCTGACGAGGGAATGCGTTCGATGCTGCTGGAACTGCTCGAGCGCCGCTATGACACCGGCTCGACCGTGTTCTGCACCCAGTACCCGAAGAAGGACTGGCACGCCCGGCTCGGTGGAGCAGTCCACGCCGATGCGATCATGGACCGCATCGTGCACAACACAATCTGGATCGACACCGGCGACAGGAACATGCGAGAACACACCGCACTGCCCCAGTGA
- the istA gene encoding IS21 family transposase: protein MVRKIRAKLVLQLRAEGLSGRAISSSQGMSRKSVRAVFEAADAAGIGWGDIADVADEQVYARLFPGRGEHESVFAQPDWEQVHREMARVGVTLKLLHGEYFDATTAAGDPAMGYDRFCRTYQHHVMVTGAASRVGHKAGQSVEVDWSGPTMELADPVTGEVSKVFLFVACLPFSRYAFCFPALDMRQESWLRAHVAMFEALGGTVPRIVPDNLKTGVVKHPREGEIVLNDAYREMAAHYSAAVLPGRVRKPKDKASVENTVAHVATWVIAGLRDQRFTSLPELAAAIGQRMEAYNAEPFQKRPGSRASVFDAEERPLLTPLPAVPYEISTWHYGRRVGRNGHVTFARNFYSAPFAHIGAKVDLRITARTLEIYQGSQRLTSHLLLPETASNEYRTNDADLPAGERFQAWDAQRVRAWADRVGPATVIVIQRIFESVPIVEQGLDPALAVLRLSRRFSVDRVEAACALALTGRVRSPRYAHLHPILATGQDKVAALRPPREEPAEDGGYVRGADYYAGGVR from the coding sequence ATGGTACGGAAGATCAGGGCGAAGCTGGTGCTCCAGCTGCGCGCAGAAGGTCTGTCGGGGCGAGCGATTTCGTCCTCGCAGGGCATGTCCCGCAAGTCCGTGAGGGCGGTGTTCGAGGCCGCTGACGCTGCAGGGATCGGGTGGGGCGATATCGCGGACGTCGCCGATGAGCAGGTGTATGCCCGGTTGTTCCCGGGCCGGGGCGAGCACGAGAGCGTGTTCGCACAGCCGGACTGGGAACAGGTCCATCGAGAGATGGCCAGGGTCGGCGTGACGCTGAAGCTGTTGCACGGCGAGTACTTCGACGCGACCACGGCGGCTGGGGATCCGGCGATGGGGTATGACCGGTTTTGCCGCACCTACCAGCACCACGTCATGGTCACCGGTGCCGCTTCGAGAGTCGGTCACAAGGCCGGCCAGAGCGTGGAGGTCGACTGGTCCGGCCCCACGATGGAGCTGGCCGATCCGGTCACCGGCGAGGTCTCGAAGGTGTTCTTGTTCGTTGCCTGCCTGCCTTTTTCTCGTTACGCGTTCTGCTTCCCGGCGCTGGATATGCGCCAGGAGTCCTGGCTGCGAGCGCACGTAGCGATGTTCGAGGCGCTGGGCGGGACGGTCCCGAGGATCGTTCCGGACAACCTCAAGACCGGTGTGGTGAAGCACCCCCGCGAGGGCGAGATCGTCCTGAACGATGCGTATCGCGAGATGGCAGCGCATTACTCGGCGGCGGTGCTCCCGGGGAGGGTGCGGAAACCGAAAGACAAGGCGAGCGTGGAGAACACCGTCGCGCACGTCGCGACCTGGGTCATCGCCGGGCTGCGGGATCAGCGATTCACGTCCCTGCCCGAACTTGCAGCCGCCATCGGGCAGCGGATGGAGGCCTATAACGCGGAGCCGTTCCAGAAGCGGCCCGGATCCCGCGCCAGCGTGTTCGACGCGGAGGAGCGGCCGCTGCTGACGCCGCTGCCGGCGGTGCCCTACGAGATCTCGACATGGCACTACGGACGACGAGTGGGCAGGAACGGGCACGTCACGTTCGCGCGGAACTTCTACTCCGCGCCGTTCGCGCACATCGGCGCGAAGGTCGATCTGCGCATCACGGCCCGGACGCTGGAGATCTATCAGGGCAGCCAGCGACTGACCAGTCACCTGCTGCTCCCGGAGACCGCGAGCAATGAGTACCGCACCAACGACGCGGACCTACCTGCGGGCGAGCGTTTCCAGGCCTGGGACGCGCAGAGGGTGCGGGCGTGGGCAGATCGGGTCGGGCCGGCCACGGTGATCGTGATCCAGCGGATCTTCGAGTCCGTGCCGATCGTGGAACAGGGCCTGGATCCCGCGTTGGCGGTGCTACGGCTCTCTCGCCGCTTCTCCGTAGATCGGGTCGAGGCGGCCTGCGCACTCGCGCTGACGGGACGGGTCCGTTCACCGCGCTATGCGCATCTGCACCCGATCTTGGCCACCGGGCAGGACAAGGTCGCCGCCCTGCGTCCACCCCGCGAGGAACCCGCGGAAGACGGCGGATACGTCCGTGGCGCCGACTACTACGCCGGAGGTGTCCGGTGA
- a CDS encoding ABC transporter transmembrane domain-containing protein, whose translation MSALLRIARFTRELTPLYLAIILCSVLTAVAGLAVPFLIGNATDAIAAGIGGQTTTEQALRTALLMAGALLLAELASTVISNIGGWYGDVMSNRMRTILSVRYYDKLLHMPQRWFDNEITGTVVARLNRSITEITGFAKMFSNSFATMLITTAAVLVISAWYAWPLALLLIIVFPVYVWLTALTSVKWQRLEGDKNEQIDIASGRFAEVIGQIRVVKSFVAERAELDDFTRRFWSTDRITREQSRHWHGMDMARRAVLNIVFFGIYAIIFWQTAAGEFSIGTMVLLIQLMTMARQPVQNMSFVIDTAQHAIAGSKDYFRVMETEVDPRLLATGEDPAKHVVEPVAGAPAIRFDDVHFAYEDGEDVLHAIDFAVSCGEKVALVGESGGGKSTIVNLLLGLYEPREGTVEVAGHDVAELPLDVLRSRIGVVFQDASLFSGTIRENIAYGRPGASDEEIRDAARRANADTFIERFADDYEQIIGERGLRLSGGQRQRIAVARAILKDAPILVLDEATSALDTKAERQVQAGLDELMRGRSSLIIAHRLSTIAGVDRIITLEDGRIDEIGPPAELAASGGIYAQLLQLQSAGNTKQLARFDITG comes from the coding sequence GTGTCCGCCCTCCTGCGCATCGCCCGCTTCACCCGTGAACTGACCCCGCTGTACCTCGCCATCATTCTGTGCTCCGTGCTGACGGCGGTGGCGGGGCTCGCGGTGCCGTTCCTGATCGGCAACGCCACCGATGCGATCGCCGCGGGCATCGGCGGGCAGACCACCACCGAGCAGGCCCTGCGCACCGCCCTGCTGATGGCCGGGGCGCTGCTGCTGGCGGAGCTAGCCTCCACGGTGATCTCCAACATCGGCGGCTGGTACGGCGACGTGATGAGCAACCGGATGCGCACCATCCTCTCGGTGCGCTACTACGACAAGCTGCTGCACATGCCCCAGCGCTGGTTCGACAACGAGATCACCGGCACCGTGGTGGCCCGCCTGAACCGCTCGATCACCGAGATCACGGGCTTCGCGAAGATGTTCTCCAACTCCTTCGCCACCATGCTGATCACCACCGCCGCGGTGCTCGTGATCAGCGCCTGGTACGCGTGGCCGCTGGCGCTGCTGCTGATCATCGTGTTCCCGGTGTACGTGTGGCTGACCGCGCTGACGTCGGTGAAGTGGCAGCGCCTGGAGGGCGACAAGAACGAGCAGATCGACATCGCCTCCGGGCGCTTCGCCGAGGTGATCGGGCAGATCCGCGTGGTGAAGTCCTTCGTGGCGGAGAGGGCCGAGCTGGACGACTTCACCCGTCGCTTCTGGTCCACCGACCGCATCACCCGTGAGCAGTCCCGTCACTGGCACGGCATGGACATGGCCCGCCGTGCGGTGTTGAACATCGTGTTCTTCGGGATCTACGCGATCATCTTCTGGCAGACCGCCGCCGGGGAGTTCTCCATCGGCACCATGGTGCTGCTGATCCAGCTGATGACCATGGCCCGCCAGCCGGTGCAGAACATGAGCTTCGTGATCGACACCGCCCAGCACGCGATCGCCGGCTCCAAGGACTACTTCCGGGTGATGGAGACCGAGGTCGACCCGCGCCTGCTGGCCACCGGCGAGGACCCCGCGAAGCACGTCGTCGAGCCCGTCGCGGGCGCGCCGGCGATCCGCTTCGACGACGTCCACTTCGCCTACGAGGACGGCGAGGACGTGCTGCACGCCATCGACTTCGCAGTCTCCTGCGGCGAGAAGGTGGCCCTGGTAGGGGAGTCCGGCGGCGGCAAGTCCACCATCGTGAACCTGCTGCTGGGTCTGTACGAGCCGCGCGAGGGCACCGTCGAGGTGGCCGGTCATGACGTGGCCGAGCTGCCGCTGGACGTGCTGCGCTCCCGCATCGGCGTGGTGTTCCAGGACGCCTCCCTGTTCTCCGGCACCATCCGCGAGAACATCGCCTATGGCCGCCCCGGCGCCTCCGACGAGGAGATCCGCGACGCCGCCCGCCGCGCCAACGCCGACACCTTCATCGAGCGCTTCGCAGACGACTACGAGCAGATCATCGGCGAGCGCGGACTGCGGCTGTCCGGCGGTCAGCGCCAGCGCATCGCGGTGGCCCGCGCGATCCTCAAGGACGCCCCGATCCTGGTGCTGGACGAGGCCACCAGCGCCCTGGACACCAAGGCCGAGCGTCAGGTGCAGGCGGGCCTGGACGAGCTGATGCGCGGCCGCAGTTCGCTGATCATCGCCCACCGCCTGTCCACCATCGCGGGCGTGGACCGCATCATCACCCTGGAGGACGGCCGGATCGACGAGATCGGACCCCCGGCCGAGCTCGCGGCCTCCGGTGGCATCTACGCGCAGCTGCTGCAGCTGCAGAGCGCCGGCAACACCAAGCAGCTGGCCAGGTTCGACATCACCGGCTGA